From bacterium, the proteins below share one genomic window:
- the gnd gene encoding decarboxylating 6-phosphogluconate dehydrogenase has protein sequence MQLGFIGLGKMGGFMVQRLMRDKHEIVGYDLNPDVVKGLTEKGMTGASSYEDLVGKLKGRKAVWIMVPAGKPTEDTVAKLANILGKGDIIIDGGNSYYKDDVRRAKELEAKGICYVDVGTSGGVWGLQNGYCMMVGGNKADVDFLSPILTTLAPPNNGWAHMGAHGSGHMVKMVHNGIEYGMMQAYAEGFEIMKASEYKLDIARIADLWMQGSVVRSWLLELTAEGLKKNPTLDGIKGWVADSGEGRWTILEAMEKDVPAPIITLSLFERFHSRQPESFAAKMLAMMRNQFGGHEVKK, from the coding sequence ATGCAACTCGGATTTATCGGCCTTGGAAAAATGGGCGGTTTTATGGTACAGCGCCTGATGCGCGATAAACATGAAATCGTCGGTTACGACCTCAATCCCGATGTCGTGAAAGGCCTTACAGAAAAAGGAATGACCGGCGCTTCTTCCTATGAAGACCTTGTGGGAAAGCTCAAAGGCCGTAAAGCGGTATGGATCATGGTTCCTGCGGGCAAGCCTACAGAAGATACCGTCGCCAAACTGGCTAACATTCTCGGCAAAGGAGACATCATTATTGACGGTGGTAATTCGTACTATAAAGACGATGTACGCCGTGCCAAGGAACTCGAAGCCAAAGGTATTTGTTATGTGGATGTTGGTACCAGCGGCGGCGTATGGGGCCTGCAAAACGGTTACTGCATGATGGTCGGCGGTAATAAAGCCGATGTGGATTTCCTTTCACCGATCCTGACGACACTTGCGCCGCCCAATAACGGTTGGGCGCACATGGGCGCACATGGCAGTGGCCACATGGTAAAAATGGTTCACAATGGAATCGAATACGGTATGATGCAAGCCTATGCCGAAGGTTTTGAAATTATGAAAGCATCTGAATATAAACTGGATATTGCACGCATTGCCGATCTGTGGATGCAAGGTTCTGTGGTACGCTCATGGCTTCTCGAACTCACCGCCGAAGGGCTCAAAAAAAATCCGACGCTCGACGGTATCAAAGGTTGGGTGGCCGACTCCGGCGAAGGCCGATGGACTATCCTCGAAGCGATGGAGAAAGACGTACCTGCACCCATCATTACACTGTCTCTTTTCGAGCGTTTCCACTCTCGCCAACCGGAAAGCTTTGCGGCTAAAATGCTCGCTATGATGCGCAACCAATTCGGCGGTCACGAAGTTAAAAAATAA
- a CDS encoding regulatory protein RecX, producing MKIASIQQKKVKRNQSATVCVLTEEGDSYELLYETLVKFGIYDDSDLDEKQWSSIQLWDSTRRATTAALRWLSLRPRSREEISNRLHREGYNDETITSVLEKLSEEKYIDDLDFAMRFAQSRLRKKAMGERALAYELNKKGIAPDLIRQVMQKFVPDSDLPSVLRLAEKKYATIRESDQRKKQIKLSAFLQQRGFDTDTIRKVVEAIASHDKK from the coding sequence ATGAAAATCGCTTCGATACAACAAAAGAAAGTCAAACGTAATCAATCGGCAACGGTTTGTGTTTTGACAGAAGAAGGTGATTCATATGAATTACTCTACGAAACCTTGGTGAAATTTGGAATATATGACGACTCCGATCTTGATGAAAAACAATGGAGCAGCATTCAGCTTTGGGATAGCACACGGCGCGCCACGACCGCCGCGCTGCGTTGGCTCAGTCTTCGCCCGCGAAGTCGCGAAGAAATTTCAAATCGTTTGCACCGCGAAGGATATAATGATGAAACCATAACGTCCGTACTGGAAAAACTGAGTGAAGAGAAATACATAGATGATTTGGATTTTGCGATGCGATTTGCACAGTCCCGCCTACGCAAAAAAGCTATGGGTGAACGCGCCTTGGCATACGAACTGAATAAAAAAGGAATCGCTCCGGACTTGATTCGGCAGGTAATGCAAAAATTTGTACCTGATAGCGATCTTCCGTCGGTTTTACGGTTAGCAGAAAAAAAGTATGCAACGATTCGCGAAAGCGATCAACGTAAAAAACAGATTAAACTTTCAGCATTTTTGCAACAACGCGGCTTTGATACAGATACTATTCGTAAGGTTGTAGAGGCGATTGCATCACATGACAAAAAATAA